Genomic segment of Salvia splendens isolate huo1 chromosome 12, SspV2, whole genome shotgun sequence:
ttatgaATAAAACAAATATGTTGTGGAgatgtataaaattgattaAGCTTTTACGCACCAGAGGTTATCAGAGCAGATCTTATGGCAGCACTGCTCCAACGGGGGTGCATCGCCTTGAGGAGAGCGGCCGCCCCACCTATATGCGGGCAGGACATGGAAGTTCCCGACAGAATGTTGTACTTCACCACGCGCTTGTCTGCCTCCAGTTTTGTCGGAGAAGATGCTTCACTCCACGCTGCTAATATGTTGAGCCCTGGAGCTGTGATGTCTGGCTGTTGAGCAAAATACGTTGTAGAATCATCGGTAGATCAAGTAAAAGATGCTGTAGAATGATGCAGTAAAGGATCCGAAATTACCTTGAGGATCTCGGGCGAAATATCACTAGGGCCTCTGCTGGAGAAAGCAGCCATGAAAGGTGCTGGTTTGATGTCTAAAACAGTCGTGCCCGGTACGATGTAGGCTGTCGGGGTTTTGGAAGAATGGATGTAGTCCATAATCTTGAGACTGTTTTGGTAATTGACAGCAGTGGCAGGAAGAATGTGAGCATCAGCTGCTAATTCATCTCCATTTGCTAAACTGTTCCCTAAAATGAAACCAATGCCTCCAGCTCTCTTCACCTCCATGCCTTTACCCACTCTTGTCCCATTCCCTCTCAAACACAGCACTATCTTACCCTTTGCCGTCTTGGAAGAGAGAGAACCAGGTAAGCATTGTCTGCAAATTTCAATGGTCTTTTAATTTTGTACCTATGCTATAATCATAAAACACTAGTAGttgaaatagaaagaaagataTGTATAGTTAGTTACCCGGATAGGTTCTTGGGCACATCCGGGTTGGCTACTTGACCCGCGTAAACTAACGGGTATAGCTTCTTTTGCAACTTATGTGGAGTCACTGTTTGGCccttcagaaaaaaaaatcatcagcAAAAGAATTTAGTTCTTTAAATAAATGAGTTCGTTATTACCGGTAATTTCATGCCGTTCCCGAGAACGGCGGGAGATAAGAATATCCGGTCGACGCTGCTGGCAGCCACGGTTATAATCCAGGGAGCCGGGTTGGACAGCGTGGAGGGCGTGGGGCCGGAGTTTCCGGCGCTGCATGCGACGACGACGTTTTGTTTAACAGCATGGAGAGCGCCTATGGCTATCCCGTCCTGGTTGAAGGGCAGGGAGTCTTTGGTCCCGATCGAGATGCTCAGCACGTCGACGCCGTCGGCCACGGCGTCGTCGATGGCGGCAAGCATGTCTTCCTCGAAGCAGGTGTTTCCGTCTTCTTTCCCGTGGCCTGGTACCGCCCAACACACTTTGTAGATTGCCAGGCGGGCCAGAGGTGCCCCGCCGGATGCGGTGCCCGAGGCGAAGCCGCCCAGGGCGGAGATGCCGGTGACTCTCCGCCCTGCGGCCGTCGATGACGTGTGGGTCCCATGGCCATCCTTGTCTCGAGGGGAGAGGTAGTCCAACGTTCTATTTAGTGGGCCATAGTATGCTTCATAGCCCTTGATGTAATATCGTGCCCCGATTATTTTCCTAGAAAAGAAAATGGGATAATGCAAAAGTCATTTCAGTTGGCGGAGCCATGATTTTGAATATGAAAGCATAAAATTATATTCCTGTACATAAATTGTGTGGATAAATGTaccataaaatttaaaatgatgATTATATAAAAGAATTATTGAAATGATTGTCTGATCTAGAACTTGGTATGGCCCCTAATCTTACTCTAATCCAAAATAAGTAATACTCAAAACATTATAGAATCTAAGGATAAAGTTATAACTAAAATCGCATGTGGG
This window contains:
- the LOC121757246 gene encoding subtilisin-like protease SBT5.6 isoform X1 — its product is MENFHPSLFLLLLLLPLLVSTTENQVYIVYFGEHSGEKTLQQIEENHHSYLLSVKENEDAAKSSLVYSYKHTINGFAALLSPLEASKLSKMEEVVSVLRSHPRKYEIHTTRSWEFAGVEEAMKSSENMNKEDIWLKSSYGKDVIVGLLDNGVWPESESFNDEGMGPIPKSWKGICQTGDEFNSSNCNKKIIGARYYIKGYEAYYGPLNRTLDYLSPRDKDGHGTHTSSTAAGRRVTGISALGGFASGTASGGAPLARLAIYKVCWAVPGHGKEDGNTCFEEDMLAAIDDAVADGVDVLSISIGTKDSLPFNQDGIAIGALHAVKQNVVVACSAGNSGPTPSTLSNPAPWIITVAASSVDRIFLSPAVLGNGMKLPGQTVTPHKLQKKLYPLVYAGQVANPDVPKNLSGQCLPGSLSSKTAKGKIVLCLRGNGTRVGKGMEVKRAGGIGFILGNSLANGDELAADAHILPATAVNYQNSLKIMDYIHSSKTPTAYIVPGTTVLDIKPAPFMAAFSSRGPSDISPEILKPDITAPGLNILAAWSEASSPTKLEADKRVVKYNILSGTSMSCPHIGGAAALLKAMHPRWSSAAIRSALITSAGQKNNQGSMITDASSNPADPFQYGGGHFRPAKAADPGLVYDASYTDYLLYLCSIGVKIDYTFTCPKHSMGPLNLNYPTLAIPRLRDSVTLVRTVTNVGGSKSIYFVSMKPPLGILVKIWPPILHFNRVGEKRNFTITVKVADSSITGKGEKPYGFGWYMWSDGIHNVRSPMAVSVA
- the LOC121757246 gene encoding subtilisin-like protease SBT5.6 isoform X2 is translated as MEEVVSVLRSHPRKYEIHTTRSWEFAGVEEAMKSSENMNKEDIWLKSSYGKDVIVGLLDNGVWPESESFNDEGMGPIPKSWKGICQTGDEFNSSNCNKKIIGARYYIKGYEAYYGPLNRTLDYLSPRDKDGHGTHTSSTAAGRRVTGISALGGFASGTASGGAPLARLAIYKVCWAVPGHGKEDGNTCFEEDMLAAIDDAVADGVDVLSISIGTKDSLPFNQDGIAIGALHAVKQNVVVACSAGNSGPTPSTLSNPAPWIITVAASSVDRIFLSPAVLGNGMKLPGQTVTPHKLQKKLYPLVYAGQVANPDVPKNLSGQCLPGSLSSKTAKGKIVLCLRGNGTRVGKGMEVKRAGGIGFILGNSLANGDELAADAHILPATAVNYQNSLKIMDYIHSSKTPTAYIVPGTTVLDIKPAPFMAAFSSRGPSDISPEILKPDITAPGLNILAAWSEASSPTKLEADKRVVKYNILSGTSMSCPHIGGAAALLKAMHPRWSSAAIRSALITSAGQKNNQGSMITDASSNPADPFQYGGGHFRPAKAADPGLVYDASYTDYLLYLCSIGVKIDYTFTCPKHSMGPLNLNYPTLAIPRLRDSVTLVRTVTNVGGSKSIYFVSMKPPLGILVKIWPPILHFNRVGEKRNFTITVKVADSSITGKGEKPYGFGWYMWSDGIHNVRSPMAVSVA